A genomic segment from Variovorax paradoxus B4 encodes:
- the fliJ gene encoding flagellar export protein FliJ: MPHKLPLDTLTDLARTKTDDAARQLGVLQNAQVSAHQKLELLLQYRQDYSDQLQVLMENGLPSAQWHNYRNFLGTLDSAIKQQQAIAAQAASRLDHGRSEWQHHKRRLNSFDALAERARRQELVLGARREQRDSDERSARKFFDRASQPTP, from the coding sequence ATGCCGCACAAACTTCCGCTCGACACGCTCACCGACCTCGCCCGCACGAAGACCGACGATGCGGCGCGGCAGCTCGGCGTGCTGCAGAACGCGCAGGTCAGCGCCCACCAGAAGCTGGAGCTGCTGCTGCAATACCGCCAGGACTACAGCGACCAGCTGCAGGTGCTGATGGAGAACGGCCTGCCCTCGGCCCAGTGGCACAACTACCGCAACTTCCTCGGCACGCTCGACAGCGCCATCAAGCAGCAGCAGGCCATCGCCGCGCAGGCGGCCAGCCGGCTCGACCATGGCCGCAGCGAGTGGCAGCACCACAAGCGGCGCCTCAACTCCTTCGACGCGCTGGCCGAACGCGCGCGGCGGCAGGAACTCGTGCTCGGCGCGCGGCGCGAGCAGCGCGACAGCGACGAACGCTCGGCACGGAAGTTCTTCGACCGCGCCTCCCAACCGACACCTTGA
- the fliL gene encoding flagellar basal body-associated protein FliL, which produces MATSPPVALAPVPSSPARPSKLWIVLLIVALAGALAAAGGYFLLRQRASAEPAAAAAPVPEKPIFVTLEPLTVNVQSEGRGRFLHVGIALKVRNEQAKARIVEFMPEIRSRVLLLLSNRPPESLVTTEDKARLAEEIRVELSRPLGAGLPPQEIASVSFSTFVVQ; this is translated from the coding sequence ATGGCTACCAGTCCCCCTGTCGCACTCGCCCCCGTTCCCTCTTCTCCCGCGCGTCCATCGAAGCTGTGGATCGTGCTCCTGATCGTCGCGCTGGCCGGCGCGCTGGCCGCCGCCGGCGGCTATTTCCTGCTGCGCCAGCGCGCATCGGCCGAACCCGCCGCAGCCGCTGCACCGGTGCCGGAAAAGCCGATCTTCGTGACCCTCGAGCCGCTGACCGTGAACGTCCAGTCCGAAGGCCGCGGACGCTTCCTGCACGTGGGCATCGCCCTCAAGGTGCGCAACGAACAGGCCAAGGCGCGCATCGTCGAATTCATGCCCGAGATCCGCAGCCGGGTGCTGCTGCTGCTGTCGAACCGCCCGCCCGAATCGCTGGTGACGACCGAAGACAAGGCCCGGCTGGCCGAGGAGATCCGCGTCGAGCTGAGCCGCCCCCTGGGCGCCGGCCTGCCGCCGCAGGAGATCGCCAGCGTTTCGTTCAGTACCTTCGTGGTGCAGTAA
- the fliN gene encoding flagellar motor switch protein FliN: protein MTDNTSSTSDADDWASALAEQTAASAPAPAPAPAFAPAVAPAPAAAPAGSRVFQPLQAMAPAAGSPVDVERILDVPVQLTAELGRTRITIKSLLQLSQGSVVELDGLAGQPLDVLINGYLIAQGEVVVVNEKYGIRLTDIVTPSERMQKLGRS, encoded by the coding sequence ATGACTGACAACACCTCATCCACCAGCGATGCGGACGACTGGGCCAGCGCGCTGGCCGAGCAGACCGCTGCTTCCGCGCCCGCCCCGGCACCCGCACCCGCTTTCGCCCCCGCCGTCGCTCCCGCACCTGCTGCCGCTCCCGCAGGCAGCCGCGTGTTCCAGCCGCTGCAGGCCATGGCGCCCGCCGCCGGCTCGCCCGTGGACGTGGAGCGCATCCTCGACGTGCCGGTGCAGCTGACGGCCGAGCTCGGCCGCACCCGCATCACCATCAAGAGCCTGCTGCAACTCTCGCAGGGCTCGGTGGTCGAGCTCGACGGCCTGGCCGGCCAGCCGCTCGACGTGCTGATCAACGGCTACCTGATCGCGCAGGGCGAAGTGGTGGTGGTCAACGAGAAGTACGGCATCCGCCTGACCGACATCGTCACGCCCTCCGAGCGCATGCAGAAGCTCGGCCGGTCATGA
- the fliI gene encoding flagellar protein export ATPase FliI has protein sequence MPAAANTAAPNAINPHLQSWLGTLAQARGEVGLCTTIATSGRLTRAVGLVLEAVGLQLPVGSDCLIELPPGYPQRHAEAEVVGFAGDRLFLMPQSEVAGLLPGARVFARPGPAQSAGGGSGDAHTKRLPVGEGMLGRVVDAAGRPLDGLGPLDVSRRVPLGAPPINPLARAPIDSVLDVGVRAINAMLTVGRGQRMGLFAGSGVGKSVLLGMMARYTSAEVIVVGLIGERGREVKDFIENTLGEEGLARSVVVAAPADNSPLMRLQGAAYATCLAEYFRDQGRGVLLIMDSLTRYAMAQREIALAVGEPPATKGYPPSVFAKLPALVERAGNGARDANGRGGSITAFYTVLSEGDDQQDPIADSARAILDGHVVLSRTLAEAGHYPAIDIEASISRAMTALIEPSQFDTVRRFKQALSRYQRNRDLISVGAYAAGHDPQLDQAIALYPRIEAFLQQPMHERCDYAASIERMGSLFESA, from the coding sequence ATGCCAGCCGCCGCAAATACCGCCGCGCCCAACGCCATCAACCCGCACCTGCAGTCCTGGCTCGGCACGCTCGCGCAGGCCCGCGGCGAGGTCGGCCTGTGCACGACCATCGCCACCTCGGGCCGCCTGACGCGCGCCGTCGGCCTGGTGCTCGAAGCCGTGGGCCTGCAGCTGCCGGTCGGCAGCGACTGCCTGATCGAACTGCCGCCCGGCTATCCGCAGCGCCATGCCGAAGCCGAGGTGGTCGGCTTTGCCGGCGATCGCCTGTTCCTGATGCCGCAAAGCGAAGTGGCCGGCCTGCTGCCGGGTGCGCGCGTGTTTGCGCGGCCCGGTCCCGCGCAGTCCGCGGGCGGCGGTTCCGGCGACGCGCACACCAAGCGGCTGCCGGTGGGCGAAGGCATGCTGGGCCGCGTGGTCGACGCCGCCGGACGGCCGCTCGACGGACTCGGCCCGCTCGACGTCAGCCGCCGGGTGCCGCTGGGTGCGCCGCCGATCAATCCGCTCGCGCGCGCGCCGATCGATTCGGTGCTCGACGTGGGCGTACGCGCCATCAATGCCATGCTCACGGTGGGCCGAGGCCAGCGCATGGGCCTGTTCGCCGGCTCTGGCGTGGGCAAGAGCGTGCTGCTGGGCATGATGGCGCGCTACACCAGCGCCGAGGTCATCGTGGTCGGGCTGATCGGCGAACGCGGCCGCGAGGTCAAGGACTTCATCGAGAACACGCTGGGCGAGGAAGGCCTGGCCCGCTCGGTGGTCGTTGCGGCGCCGGCCGACAACTCGCCCCTGATGCGGCTGCAGGGCGCGGCCTATGCCACCTGCCTGGCCGAATACTTCCGCGACCAGGGCCGCGGCGTGCTGCTGATCATGGATTCGCTCACGCGCTATGCCATGGCGCAGCGCGAGATCGCGCTGGCCGTGGGCGAGCCGCCGGCCACCAAGGGCTACCCGCCCTCGGTGTTCGCCAAGCTGCCCGCGCTGGTGGAGCGCGCCGGCAATGGCGCGCGCGACGCCAACGGCCGCGGCGGCTCGATCACGGCCTTCTATACCGTGCTGTCCGAAGGCGACGACCAGCAGGACCCGATCGCCGATTCGGCGCGCGCCATCCTCGACGGCCACGTGGTGCTGTCGCGCACGCTGGCCGAGGCCGGCCACTACCCGGCGATCGACATCGAGGCCTCCATCAGCCGCGCGATGACAGCGCTGATCGAGCCCTCGCAGTTCGACACCGTGCGCCGCTTCAAGCAGGCGCTCTCGCGCTACCAGCGCAACCGCGACCTCATCAGCGTCGGCGCCTATGCGGCCGGCCACGACCCGCAGCTCGACCAGGCCATTGCGCTCTATCCGCGCATCGAGGCCTTCCTGCAGCAGCCGATGCACGAGCGCTGCGACTACGCCGCCTCGATCGAGCGCATGGGCAGCCTCTTCGAATCCGCCTGA
- a CDS encoding flagellar hook-length control protein FliK, whose amino-acid sequence MPSPIAPSFSPNAAAASSTAAGARGRNAEEPGGRSFDAALSRSRNAGATQAPEDAESSALATTHRRKAARAGDRKDELPAELLPMSFFAPMVAPSAAATAALAAGAPATASMPDGIQALVPGDAPVDASAGDASAGDAADAAAGGTAIAADAEDGTTAQAEPANGAQQATASDTAQPADARAAVQAAAAVPPPAAAGTGPAATPAADAAAPDAATTAAASAAAVTEPRGTSTASLSADADTDSASATAMISADKTADLAAAPDAASASTGVAASMPFTQAAAAAARTNVPPASPHTPILSVEPSVGSAAWGKAIGHQVLRMTAAGYQVAELNLNPAGLGPLKVTLTMGDNQAQAMFASAHESVRKALEVALPQLRASLADYGISLGQASVGAESRPSPGQGGAFGQQPQQQGSPRQADYPGAGRAQAIATTEPLRGMPPPIPLHRPSAGVDTFA is encoded by the coding sequence ATGCCTTCCCCCATTGCCCCTTCCTTCAGCCCGAACGCGGCCGCGGCTTCTTCCACGGCCGCCGGTGCACGCGGCCGCAACGCCGAGGAGCCCGGCGGCCGCAGCTTCGATGCGGCGCTGAGCCGCTCGCGCAATGCGGGCGCAACGCAGGCGCCGGAAGACGCCGAATCGTCCGCGCTAGCAACCACGCACCGCCGAAAGGCCGCGCGCGCCGGCGACCGCAAGGACGAGCTTCCCGCCGAACTGTTGCCCATGTCCTTTTTTGCGCCCATGGTGGCGCCGTCCGCCGCGGCCACCGCTGCGCTTGCCGCCGGTGCGCCCGCGACGGCCTCAATGCCGGACGGCATCCAGGCCCTGGTGCCGGGCGACGCGCCCGTGGACGCCTCGGCTGGGGATGCCTCGGCTGGGGATGCCGCGGACGCTGCGGCAGGCGGGACGGCCATCGCGGCGGATGCCGAAGACGGAACCACCGCGCAGGCGGAGCCGGCAAACGGTGCGCAGCAGGCCACGGCCTCGGACACCGCGCAGCCGGCGGATGCTCGCGCCGCCGTGCAGGCTGCAGCCGCTGTGCCGCCGCCGGCCGCCGCGGGCACCGGCCCGGCCGCGACCCCGGCTGCGGATGCTGCGGCGCCCGACGCCGCCACCACCGCCGCGGCTTCCGCAGCTGCCGTCACCGAACCACGCGGTACATCCACCGCTTCCCTCTCCGCCGATGCCGACACCGATTCGGCATCGGCCACCGCCATGATCTCCGCCGACAAGACCGCCGACCTGGCTGCCGCACCCGACGCAGCGTCCGCCTCCACCGGCGTGGCGGCATCGATGCCGTTCACGCAGGCCGCGGCCGCCGCCGCGCGCACGAACGTGCCTCCGGCCTCGCCACACACGCCCATCCTCAGCGTGGAGCCGTCCGTCGGTTCGGCCGCCTGGGGCAAGGCCATCGGCCACCAGGTGCTGCGCATGACCGCCGCAGGCTACCAGGTGGCCGAACTGAACCTGAACCCGGCCGGCCTCGGCCCGCTCAAGGTCACGCTCACCATGGGCGACAACCAGGCGCAGGCGATGTTCGCCTCGGCCCACGAGAGCGTGCGCAAGGCGCTCGAGGTGGCGTTGCCGCAATTGCGCGCCAGCCTTGCGGACTACGGCATCAGCCTGGGTCAGGCCTCGGTCGGCGCAGAGTCGCGTCCTTCGCCCGGACAGGGCGGCGCCTTCGGCCAGCAGCCCCAGCAGCAGGGATCGCCGCGGCAAGCCGACTACCCGGGCGCCGGCCGCGCGCAAGCCATTGCCACCACCGAGCCGCTGCGCGGCATGCCGCCGCCCATTCCGCTTCACAGGCCCAGTGCCGGCGTCGACACCTTCGCATGA
- the fliM gene encoding flagellar motor switch protein FliM — protein MAYEQVLSQDEVDALLQGVTGGGPEQSDGAAARTDGLPVYDLGAPDRVVRSRMHTLEVINERFARHLRSSLLNFMRRSPDISVGPVHIQQYGEFVRHLPVPANINMLHMKPLRGTALFVFDPKLVFLVVDNLFGSDGRYHVRVEGRDFTRTEQRIIKRLLNLTLQCYADAWQPVFPLSFDYVRAEMHGKLANIVAPNEVVINTTLQIEFGPVGGFLHVCIPYSMIEPIRDLLSNPVQDEIEVDKRWVRQMSQQMQSADVELSAEFITLPSTIGEVLKLQVGDVLPIELPSSITARVDGIPVMECGYGVSNERYALRVLQMISHQDSDSKNDHD, from the coding sequence ATGGCCTATGAACAAGTGCTCTCCCAGGACGAGGTCGACGCCCTGCTGCAGGGCGTCACCGGCGGCGGGCCCGAGCAGAGCGATGGCGCCGCCGCCCGCACGGACGGCCTGCCGGTGTATGACCTGGGCGCGCCCGACCGCGTGGTGCGCAGCCGCATGCACACGCTGGAGGTCATCAACGAGCGCTTTGCCAGGCACCTGCGCAGCTCGCTGCTGAACTTCATGCGCCGCAGCCCCGACATCTCGGTCGGGCCGGTGCACATCCAGCAGTACGGCGAATTCGTGCGCCACCTGCCAGTGCCGGCCAACATCAACATGCTGCACATGAAGCCGCTGCGCGGCACGGCACTGTTCGTGTTCGATCCGAAGCTGGTGTTCCTGGTGGTCGACAACCTGTTCGGCAGCGACGGGCGCTATCACGTGCGCGTCGAGGGGCGCGACTTCACGCGCACCGAGCAGCGCATCATCAAGCGGCTCCTGAACCTCACGCTGCAGTGCTATGCCGACGCCTGGCAGCCGGTGTTCCCGCTGAGCTTCGACTACGTGCGCGCCGAGATGCACGGCAAGCTCGCCAACATCGTCGCGCCCAACGAGGTGGTGATCAACACCACGCTGCAGATCGAGTTCGGCCCCGTGGGCGGCTTCCTGCACGTGTGCATTCCCTATTCGATGATCGAGCCGATCCGCGACCTGCTGTCCAACCCGGTGCAGGACGAGATCGAGGTCGACAAGCGCTGGGTGCGCCAGATGTCGCAGCAGATGCAAAGCGCCGACGTGGAGCTCAGCGCCGAATTCATCACGCTGCCCTCGACCATCGGCGAGGTCCTCAAGCTGCAGGTGGGCGACGTGCTGCCCATCGAGCTTCCCTCCTCGATCACCGCACGCGTGGACGGCATTCCGGTGATGGAGTGCGGCTACGGGGTTTCGAACGAGCGCTATGCCCTGCGCGTGCTGCAGATGATCTCCCACCAAGACAGCGATTCGAAGAACGACCATGACTGA